Below is a genomic region from Brassica oleracea var. oleracea cultivar TO1000 chromosome C9, BOL, whole genome shotgun sequence.
TTGAACAATCCTCTTCCTCGTACTTCTTTGATGTAACTAGAAAACTGTTTCTTGATTTCATTCAGTTGAATCCTCAGTTCTTCTCCAAAACTTGCTGATCTACAAGATTCAAGAACTAATAAATGTTAATCGAAAGAAGCCGAGAGATTTAGAAAGTAACAAGCATAACCTTTCGACGAGTTTCTCTTGCTCGATAACATCTAAAGAAACCATAGCCACAGCACTAGCTAAAGGGTTCCCACCAAATTTGCTGGAATACAAAAAAAAATAAGAAGCTTTAGATGCTAATCTCTGTTAATAAGAAAAGATAGCTTATGCGAACCGTCCGTGTTGGCCAGGTTTGATATGAAGCATCACATCTTTATCAGCATGCACTGCACTTACTGGACCTCCACCTAATGCTTTCCCAAGTATCTGACTTTCAAGAAGCAGATTCAAATGATTTCAATAATCTATGTAATGGCGTTGTTCCCGGGAAGTGTATAGAAAACATACCATCATGTCAGGACGAACTTCTTCCCGATCACAAGCTAACATCTTCCCGGATCTCGCTAGACCGCTTTGTACTTCATCAGCTATCATCAGAACGTTTTGTTTTGTACAGAGTTCGCTAACAGTTTTCAAATAACCATCAGGAGGAATTACAACCTATAACCAAACCAACTTTTTAAAACATTTTAGAAACAAAACACAGTATATGATTCAATCTCTAAGGAACTTACTCCAGCTTCGCCTTGAATAGGCTCGAAAATAAATCCAGCTATTTTATCTCCCTTTTCTACAATAACATGACCCACTCATTAGCTCAAGCTCAATTACTAATTAACTCTCATATAAGTAGTACCCATTTATTAAATACCTTTAAAGATGTTCTCAAGTGAATCAGCGTCACCAAAATCAACTTTAAGGTTCCCAGGCAACAATGGACCGAATCCACGAGTAGCATCATTGTCACCAGGGCGAAGCTAGTAAGGAGAGAGGGTGTGCATATGCACCCATAATATTTTACAAAAATATTGTGTTACTGAGCCTAATTTCATATATACACTATATATTGTTACTGGTAATTTTACACCGTGTGCCCTAGTGAAAAAAATCAGTTTGGATTCGCCACTGTACCCTATATATTGTTTTTCTTTTCATGACCATTTTCTTGCAATTTTCAAAGCGGTTTCGACACCTTCAGCGCCTGTGTTCATAGGAAGCACCATCTCATAACCGAGCATGTTTGTGAGACGCTCTGCAAATATTGGGAATTGATCATTGTAGAAGGCTCGTGAACCTAAGGAAAGCTTCTTCACTTGTTCTTGCAATGCCTTGATGATGATCTTAGGGTGGCAATGTCCCTGGGGCGATTTTCAAAAATACAAACAAGTTAAAAAAAAAGTTTGTAGTATCTTTTAGGTAAAGCTGAGAGGAGGAGTGAGGTTTTGGATGAAGCTTTAACCTGATTAACAGCGGAGTAGGCAGCGAGAAAGTCAGTCGATGTATCTTTTTCCTTCAGGGTCCCATATTATTGATCCATTTGCGCGAGAAAACACTACCGGAACTGGATGGTAACTTAGATTTTGGGGACTCACACACATGATAAAGTTTACAGACTAAAGGTAATTAGCAAGAAGTATCTATCTGATCAAATTGGTTAGGAACATAATGAGATCATAAGTATACTCAAGAAAGGAAGAAAAAGATAATTCATTTCGAATCATTTGTTGTATATTCTAATGAAAGACTATAGATTTCCGTGAAATCAAACAAAACCCATAATGAAAACACACACAAAAGGTAAATCAAAGAAGAAGATTTTAGACGCAACGAGCAAAGGCCCAGAACCCAAAAAGAAAAGAAGGTTGGGGATAGGGTTAAATATTTAAAAGTGTTTTAAATGGACGATATCAGAGAACAAAAACGAAACAAAAGAGAGAGAGAGAGATCAAATTTTGTCTCGTGGCTGCCATCAGAGTCTTTCTGACGCGGTGATCAGTGATTAGCTCTAAACTTTTATATATTACTTAATGTCTTTTAGAATTTTCGACGTGGATATATATCCCTAATACCTTTCTCTCCTCGAGATAATAGTTTTTATCAGCTAGAAATCTCAGAACTTTAGTACATTTATACTCGGTCGAACGAGTTTAACACAACTTTTATACCCGGTTAGAAGGGTTAATCACGATCTTTATACCCGATCAGAAGCGTTAATTTTAATTTTAATTTTAATTAGGAGTTTAGGTTATTTAAGATCTGGACTCTGATACCATGTTAGATTCGAATTTAATTATGGACTTCCAACTTAAAATCAATCGGTGATTATTGGATTGAACTTAAAATCAATTGGTGATTATTGGATTGACCCTAATTCTTTATATATTATTTAATGTTCTTTAAAATTTCTGACTATATATCCTGGTAAAACACTTTTCCTTCGTTGGTTCGTTTTCCCATAATAATGATGGTTTTTCGGGATGCATGCAAACTTTATCCAAATCATTAAAAAAGGCACGGAAGAGTGGGAGTTCGAGAAAGCTCGAGACCAGAGTTTGGGTTTGAAGAGAGAGAGCTAGAGAGAACTAGATTCTCAATAGGCTATCTAGGCTTTTCCATTTATATTTGCATCTCTTGCTGATTTGTAACAGAGATCAAAATAGGTTGACAGGAACTATAACCTCTGAATATTGTACTTTCGTGTTTACTATAATAGAAGATTGAGAGATCGATTTTTCTCTGCGGTGAATATAGCTCATTTTTCACATCGAAAAAGGGAGGTGAACGCCACATTAATAAAAATGTTTTATGTTTCTTCTTTTCTTTTCTTGCCTGATTCGTGACCGATAAGTGGAAAAGACAAATCCTAAACAAGTGGGAAAGGAGCTTTTGGATTCCCCAACAAGTTTCTTGTATTTTCCCACAGAGTGTAACTTTACAATTGGTCATATAGCTAATAAAATTTTACTTGCATATCGCAGTAGAACATGACGACATTCATTGTATCAAGATATATGAAAGTGAAGGAAGAAGAAAAAAAAGCCCAAGTTGAGGCTGTAATAATCGGAACTTTGGACTTTGTTCTTTTTCAGAAAGTCTCGGCCATTGTCTTGTGAATAAATATACAGTAATACAGAGCAGAGATAAATGTTGAAAAGACGGTTTAACAAAGAGAGATTATGACTAAGCAAGATAATTATATATCTGAGGGTTGGTCTTGTCCCTCTCCAAGTACTCTCGATCGATCAGGCTTTCTATCCTCTTCTTCAGATCCGCGGGTTTTATTGGGAACTTCAGCTGCAAAATCACAAACACGCAAACCATACGTTTGCTTAGTGTGCTACTACATACGTTTGCTTAGTGTGCTACTACATATATACAACGGTACTGAGAGTGAGAGCTCTCATCATCATAGCAACATGGTCAAAGATTAGAAGAGTCGAGGCTTTTTATATCGTTAAGAAAGAGAGGAAGAAAGTTTACCTGTTGGAAGAGCTCGGTGATTAGGAGAGTATGGCTCAGGACTTTTCTCGTCTTCATGATTCGAACAATGGCTGCATCAATCTGTAAGGGAAGGAGTGTGATGGGAAAGTCACTTAGTCAACTCTTTGCTCGTTCTAAGAAAAAACAGTATCGTAAACCAACCTGGTATTGTCGGTCCTGGAATACTCTCTCTGTTGTACTCGTGTTCTCTTCTACCGTCTCTTTCATCTGGATTGCATTCACCTGCGCTCAGAAAATAATCATAATTTGGTTTATTACATATGTGCGAGATTCTAGAAAACTTTTAAGTGAAACAACCAAAAGAAAATAACTGACGTACCTTAATGCGATACAGAGGAGCCGTAAAGGTGTCATTAAAATCAAATTCATCCCCGTCTTGTACATCTCTTCCCTTGGGATACTGCAATAACATTTACACAAGGCGCATCAGTATTTGGGGGGAAAAAAATGCAAACCCACGATCTCAGTAGTTTCTGCCTTAGCAGAAAGGCTAGTTAACAGAGTCCAGTTTTTTTTAGCCTAACCTTCTGCAGGACACGAACTTTCCCACAAGCAAGCGACTGAAGAGTCCTTCTCAGTTCTTTGTCCTCTATGCCAGTGGAATCTTTAATGTCTTCAAAGCTAAGTTTCATTGCATCGTTAAATAACATCAACACAACAGCCTGAGACGATCAAAGACAGCACGTGAAGAATCAAATCAAAAATGAGTGGTAGGAAAAGCTTGAAAAGGAAAAGAAAAGAAGAGAAAATTGGACTGACCTGAAACAGGGAAACAGCAAGCTCCTTTTTACCTTTGGAGAAATCTGCCTTCAAAACACAGTGACCTAATGAGTTTTGCCACATTAACCTCCTCCCACTGTACTTGCTCAAATAAAACTCTTTGAAGATATCCTACGGAACAAACATATATACATTACAAAAAAAAAACTTATGTAACAAAAAAAAAAAAACATGGGGGACATATATACAAGGAACTTCTGGTAAAACCTGATAGACATTTAACTCATGAGGAAGTTTAACATCCATTGGTGGATATGTTGGCCAGTACCTGCATCATTCATGGAAGGTTAAAAAGCTGTTATAAATATCTCATTCTATACCGTATAGTCCGGGACGAATTTGATGTATAGTCATACCCTGTTGTTAGAACGTGGACACTCATCTCAATTCCTGATGGCAATTTTGTTCTGGCCTGAGACGATTGTTTGAATGACTCGTTGATTTCCTTTGACAATTCAATATCCTGGAGAAAATACTCAAAGAGAAATGAATACTAGGATATACTGTAAGCATAAAACTCCAGATCTTTATTCCTTTACTAAAAGTTTAAGACCAACATCCTTTTAAGAAAAATAGAGAAAGAGAAAGAAAAGAGGACCTTGAACATCCCTTCAAGCTTGTTTGTAAACTGACTACCACACTCAGTCTTGAGCTGTAGGTGTCACCAAGATTGGGTCAGCGGGTAAGAACTTACCGAAATAGAAACAGAAAATCAGTGGGAATCAACAGGAGTCTCTTTGCAAGATCCTTTTGTTACCTTAGAGATCATTGATTTCTCAGCATCAATGGAAGCGCTTTTTCCCAACAGGAGTCTCTTTGCAAGATCCTTTTTATAGAATGCTTCGAACACATCTTTACCCTTTGATCAGAAAAAAATAGAAATACTTCAGCAAAACTTAATTTAGATGGTCAAATAGCTGGTTTTCAGACCCGGAACAGTTATTCAACGTAGACAAACACAGCACTAGATGTAAAGAATCGGAGGTAACCTGGATAAATCTGAACAAAACCAGGACTTTCTCAAGGGTACTCTCCAATTCTTCTTCAGAAGTACCCTTGTTCCCAGCACGGAGCTTCTCGTC
It encodes:
- the LOC106314501 gene encoding LOW QUALITY PROTEIN: ornithine aminotransferase, mitochondrial (The sequence of the model RefSeq protein was modified relative to this genomic sequence to represent the inferred CDS: inserted 2 bases in 1 codon); the protein is RPGDNDATRGFGPLLPGNLKVDFGDADSLENIFKEKGDKIAGFIFEPIQGEAGVVIPPDGYLKTVSELCTKQNVLMIADEVQSGLARSGKMLACDREEVRPDMMILGKALGGGPVSAVHADKDVMLHIKPGQHGRKFGGNPLASAVAMVSLDVIEQEKLVERSASFGEELRIQLNEIKKQFSSYIKEVRGRGLFNAVEFNSESLSPVSAYDICLSLKXRGVLAKPTHNTIVRLTPPLKKKQLNRSGFLSGLPLVIDI